A window of the Henckelia pumila isolate YLH828 chromosome 3, ASM3356847v2, whole genome shotgun sequence genome harbors these coding sequences:
- the LOC140890217 gene encoding uncharacterized protein → MGEDKWIFISDRQKGLIEALKELVPDCEHRYCLRHMYQNFKKKFKSLELKDLFWKAATTGNKNQFEEHLKKIAQVDPKLNESQETACEWLKKIPPVHWARSHFSSQCLSDYVVNNLSESFNSYIIDARDKPIITMLECLRNKLMKRIQEKKAGEHEYQIQCLSVHGVLTQHVVDLVKKTCTCGMFQLCGYLCSHACTAIGHNRLKLEDFVHNCYSKDAYLKVYSHMIHAVPGESDYCKTPYQQLNAPIYKSKKGRPQRMRRRQADEETSVSTRRGLTHTCSRCLEQSHNKATCKNPIHPRFKYFKDLDNASRKVQMSHLNRATTNACESITASSSTRVTGDAAAKATTSATEKITSSSQGTRSSACVAKTTSSSAAANTTSLTLERWGL, encoded by the exons ATGGGAGAAGATAAATGGATTTTCATCTCAGATAGACAGAAGGGACTAATAGAAGCATTGAAAGAACTTGTACCTGATTGTGAGCATAGATATTGCTTGAGGCATATGTatcaaaacttcaaaaaaaaattcaaaagctTAGAGTTAAAAGACTTATTTTGGAAGGCTGCTACAACAGGAAACAAAAATCAGTTTGAGGAGCATTTGAAGAAAATTGCACAAGTGGATCCTAAGTTGAATGAAAGCCAAGAGACAGCATGTGAATGGCTGAAGAAAATTCCTCCAGTTCATTGGGCTAGAAGCCATTTCTCTTCACAATGTTTGTCTGACTATGTGGTCAATAATTTGTCAGAATCATTCAATAGTTATATCATAGATGCAAGGGACAAGCCTATCATAACAATGCTGGAGTGTTTGAGAAACAAGTTGATGAAGAGAATTCAAGAGAAGAAGGCTG GTGAACATGAGTATCAAATTCAGTGTTTGTCAGTCCATGGAGTTTTAACACAACATGTGGTTGATTTGGTGAAAAAGACTTGTACATGTGGGATGTTTCAGTTATGTGGCTATCTGTGTTCACATGCATGCACTGCTATTGGTCATAATAGGCTGAAGTTAGAAGATTTTGTACACAACTGTTATAGCAAGGATGCATATTTAAAGGTGTACTCGCACATGATACATGCTGTTCCAGGAGAAAGTGATTATTGCAAAACACCTTATCAACAACTGAATGCACCAATTTACAAGAGCAAAAAGGGCAGACCGCAAAGAATGAGAAGGAGACAAGCTGATGAGGAAACTAGTGTTTCTACAAGAAGGGGTCTAACTCATACATGTTCAAGGTGTTTGGAACAATCTCATAACAAGGCAACTTGTAAAAATCCAATACATCCaagattcaaatattttaag GACCTTGACAATGCTTCAAGAAAGGTTCAAATGAGCCATTTGAATAGAGCAACAACAAATGCATGTGAAAGCATAACTGCAAGTTCTAGTACAAGAGTGACTGGGGATGCAGCTGCCAAAGCTACAACCAGTGCAACTGAAAAGATCACTTCTTCAAGTCAAGGGACACGTTCAAGTGCATGTGTTGCAAAGACCACTTCTTCCAGTGCAGCTGCAAATACCACTTCTTTGACGTTGGAAAGATGGGGGTTGTAG